Part of the Rothia mucilaginosa genome, ATATGCACTCAAACGCACAGCAGAAATACATTCAAGGACCCTCAAAGAAAATATAACCGCCTTAATACTGGCTCTATTCTCTGCATTTTTAATATCATCGATTGGTTCCACGCTTATTCCAAATATAGCAAAAGGTTTTAGCGATATGGTAACGAGCCCCGGAGACACTCTGGGGTCAGTAGAAACAGATTACTCATGCGTTTTCTCGAATGACATTAAGGAAAAGAGCTCCATTACTTTTGGAATACTCACTGAGGCAAAGCCGGATTCAGTCCATGTATTCACTCCCACATACGATTATCAGTATCGCGCATATGGGAAAAAATTAGATAATGGAAACATTCGATTAAATAACCTTACAGAATCTCAACTTAAAATTCCTACTGGGTACCATGTTGAAAAATTCAACAATGATAAACATCATTATGATGTCACCACTGGAAAATGTACGTACTTAGCTCCATTGGATTTTTATGAATCAATGCAGCCTAGGACAAAGCTAACTATCAGAAATATTCCATGACGATATAGAGTAAGCCCCGCCTGCACGTATCTGAACTGCGCCCCGAAACTTGGACGCATTAAATAGTAACCCTTACACAGCTTCCAACAGGGCCTGATCCCGGTACTCCACCGGGGTCAGGCCCCTAAGCTTCACCTGGCGCCTTGCTGTGTTCCAATGCGTAATATAGGCGTCAAGGTCAGCTTTGAAACTCTCAAAAGTCAGCCAATCCTGCCCACGGAAAAACTCATCCTTAAGATGCCCAAAGACTTGCTCGGTGGCGCCATTATCAATGCAGTTGCCTTTACGCGACATACTCTGGATAAAACCGTTCTCAGCGAGCATACTGATGTAGGTCTCGTGCTGATACTGCCACCCCATATCCGAGTGCAAAATCGGCTTAGCTCCCTCGGGTTTGGCCTCCATGAGTACCTGAAGCATCTCTTGTTGCTGGACGAGATTGGGACACATCGAGATAGAGTGAGCAACAATCTCCTTGCTGGCAAAGTCATAAACCGGCGCCAGGTAGGCCTTACCGAAGGAAAGCTTAAACTCGGTAACATCGGTACCCAACTTCTGCCAAGGACCGGTCGCCGTGAAGTCGCGACCGATGATGTTCTCAAAACTTTGCCCCACGTCCCCCTTGTAAGAGTTGTACCTGCGGTAGGGCCTCTGGCGGCGTATACCGCAACGCAACCCCATCTGACGCATCATCTTCAAAACCGTCTTATCGGCGATACGCACCCCTTCCTCAGCGCGCAGACACATGGCCACCTGCCTGTGACCGCACCCGTTAGGGGTACGCGAAAAGATCTGGGCAACCTTGGCACGTAGCTGCACTCTGGTTGGCTGCTGGGGATGAGCCAACGCGTAGTAGTAGCTCGATTTGGCAAGGCCAGCCACCTCAAGGAGGTCGTACAGCTTGTGCCCGTGCCCTGAAAGCTCAGCGACCACTAGGGCTTTGTCCCGGTTTGGGAGCGCCTCTGCGCCTTCAGGGCAATCGATTTTTTTAGGTACGCCACCTGCGCCTCAAGCTTGCGCACACGCTCGGCAAGTTCCTCCTCACGCGTTAGCGGCACCGCCCGCACCGACCCCTTCGGCCTGCCCTTGGGCTTAGGCTTAAGCGCCTGCGCGCCGCCTTCACGGTACAGCCTGCACCACTGCTTCAACGGTGTAGCGCTTGCAATACCGAAGCGCATCATTGCTTCAGGCTTACTCATCCCACCGTCAACCACGGCCCTTGCTGCGGCGACCTTGGTCTCGTAGTCGTATCTGGCCTGCTTTACTCCCATGGCAAGAAGCCCGTCCTTCCCGATGACGCGGTACGTTTTCTGCCACTCTCTCACAGTCGCGGCAGACATACCAAGCTTCTTGGCGGTCAGACCATAGCCGAATCCTCTCTCGAACATTTGCGCTGCTTGCTCCCGGAGCAAACGATCATGCCTCATTCCCAGATTTATAGACATGAAAAGCCTCCCATTTCCTGGACTTCATTTTTGTTGTCCAAGAAACGGGAGGCAGTTCATATCGTGCAGGCGGGGCTTCTCCTTTTGCCCACTGCGCAAGCCCACAAGAGTGGGGTCCTCCCCTATGCTGGTTATAAGCCAGCACCGGAGCAGGAAGGGCAGACCGCCATGAACCTCAACAAACTCTTAACCGCGCTACGGCACCGCAAAAACACCCCGGCACACAACCTACAGGCCGGGCGGCACGAACGCTACACGCACGCTCTCGAACAATTCCTCGACGGGCACCAGCCCGCCGTACGCCTCGGCGGGGTGTACACGCTCGCAAACCTCGCAGACGAATGGCTCACCGACACATCCTTCCCCGAGCAGGTGCGCCGCGAAGAAGCCCAGACCATTATCGACGCGCTGACCGGGTGCATCCGCACGCCCTACCCCCTCGCACAGAAACGGCAAGTTCTAGAATCAGACAACGCCCCCGAAGGGTACGAAGGCGACTTTACGCGCGATCAGGAGGCACTACGCGAAGAGCAGCTGGTACGCCGCACCGTCTTCATGGAGTTCAGCCGCCGCCTCGCCGCCGTCGCCGAGAGCAACAAGACTGGCAACGGGGAAGACCAGCGCACGGTGCCGCCAATATCGCCCATGTGGGCTGATCTGCGCTTCGACTTTGGCGGCGCACCCATCTTCTATCCGCTACGGCAACTGTACTTTCAGAACGCCGATTTCGCTTCCGCAACCTTCTACGGACAAGCGGATTTCTCTGGTTCAACCTTCCACGGTGACACCAGCTTCTCGGCGGCGCAGTTCACGGCCGACGCATCCTTCCATGGCGCGAACTTCAACGACTGGGTAGGTTTCAGCGCCGCACACTTCACGGGCGCGGCAGGGTTCAGCGGGGCGCGCTTTGCAGACGCGGCAAGCTTCGCAACCGTAACCTTCACCGGCGAGGCCGACTTCTCAGACGCGGTCTTCTCGGCTGCGGCTGACTTCGCGGTATCCGCTTTCGAGTCCGACGCCAACTTTTCGCGTTTGAACACCGCAGGCATAGCCAGCTTCG contains:
- a CDS encoding IS3 family transposase, encoding MVAELSGHGHKLYDLLEVAGLAKSSYYYALAHPQQPTRVQLRAKVAQIFSRTPNGCGHRQVAMCLRAEEGVRIADKTVLKMMRQMGLRCGIRRQRPYRRYNSYKGDVGQSFENIIGRDFTATGPWQKLGTDVTEFKLSFGKAYLAPVYDFASKEIVAHSISMCPNLVQQQEMLQVLMEAKPEGAKPILHSDMGWQYQHETYISMLAENGFIQSMSRKGNCIDNGATEQVFGHLKDEFFRGQDWLTFESFKADLDAYITHWNTARRQVKLRGLTPVEYRDQALLEAV
- a CDS encoding pentapeptide repeat-containing protein, whose protein sequence is MPHSQIYRHEKPPISWTSFLLSKKREAVHIVQAGLLLLPTAQAHKSGVLPYAGYKPAPEQEGQTAMNLNKLLTALRHRKNTPAHNLQAGRHERYTHALEQFLDGHQPAVRLGGVYTLANLADEWLTDTSFPEQVRREEAQTIIDALTGCIRTPYPLAQKRQVLESDNAPEGYEGDFTRDQEALREEQLVRRTVFMEFSRRLAAVAESNKTGNGEDQRTVPPISPMWADLRFDFGGAPIFYPLRQLYFQNADFASATFYGQADFSGSTFHGDTSFSAAQFTADASFHGANFNDWVGFSAAHFTGAAGFSGARFADAASFATVTFTGEADFSDAVFSAAADFAVSAFESDANFSRLNTAGIASFAAVTFDGKAVFTASTFHDEAHFAASVFNRPAVFSKSLFGGVARFAGVVTKQSAMFSNVRFASAADFSGASFTQYEDFGGARFDGDATFSRASFIALPRTRYEMDFPQGANFGNATFAQDADFSKATFTAHVGFYKATFARAVSFNGANFEGAYFADATFGHGADFRQTSFMYVKPSFEALERRLQRARFSAQADPQDYLFEARPESPHGFSCGETELLNRTFVLPVGAVLYDPDSWDEEQQEYTRVSEPAQ
- a CDS encoding helix-turn-helix domain-containing protein, with the translated sequence MFERGFGYGLTAKKLGMSAATVREWQKTYRVIGKDGLLAMGVKQARYDYETKVAAARAVVDGGMSKPEAMMRFGIASATPLKQWCRLYREGGAQALKPKPKGRPKGSVRAVPLTREEELAERVRKLEAQVAYLKKSIALKAQRRSQTGTKP